Proteins encoded together in one Rhizobium leguminosarum bv. trifolii WSM1325 window:
- a CDS encoding transposase IS4 family protein (PFAM: transposase IS4 family protein~KEGG: cak:Caul_4244 transposase IS4 family protein): MTTKILALTDALGNLVRFVLLPGHRFDTVGIAPLIDGIGFDGLIADKAFDSNQIVADLNERGAKVVISQHPRRKAPLPLDSEIYKWRHLIENFFCKLKEFKRIAMRADKTDQSFSAIIHLAAAVINSR; encoded by the coding sequence ATGACGACTAAGATCCTTGCGTTGACTGATGCACTTGGAAATCTCGTACGCTTTGTTCTTCTGCCCGGTCATCGCTTCGACACGGTGGGCATTGCTCCGCTCATCGATGGCATTGGTTTTGACGGGCTGATCGCTGACAAGGCCTTCGACAGCAACCAAATCGTCGCTGATTTAAACGAGCGTGGAGCTAAGGTCGTCATCTCCCAGCATCCACGACGAAAAGCACCTCTTCCACTCGACAGCGAAATCTACAAATGGCGGCACCTCATCGAGAATTTCTTCTGCAAACTCAAAGAGTTCAAACGCATTGCAATGCGAGCGGACAAAACCGACCAAAGTTTCAGCGCAATCATTCACCTCGCTGCAGCCGTCATAAACTCAAGATGA
- a CDS encoding transcriptional regulator, XRE family (PFAM: helix-turn-helix domain protein~SMART: helix-turn-helix domain protein~KEGG: smd:Smed_4462 transcriptional regulator, XRE family), whose translation MPRQRSYSRVTHQALAMLGKLIRVGRAERGLTAQELADRAGISRTTLSSIEKGAPGPEIGIVFEVASLVGMRLFDYDERSLQMHNTRLDEKLALLPKSVRHTVKEVDDDF comes from the coding sequence GTGCCCCGTCAGAGAAGCTACTCCAGAGTGACGCATCAGGCGCTCGCCATGCTCGGCAAGCTGATCCGCGTCGGGCGCGCCGAGCGCGGCCTGACCGCGCAGGAACTGGCCGACCGTGCCGGCATCAGCCGGACGACATTGTCCAGCATCGAAAAAGGTGCGCCCGGTCCTGAGATCGGCATCGTCTTTGAAGTAGCGTCCCTCGTGGGCATGCGCCTGTTCGACTATGACGAGCGCAGTCTCCAGATGCACAATACCCGTCTCGATGAAAAACTGGCCCTGCTGCCCAAGAGTGTCCGCCACACGGTGAAGGAGGTCGATGATGACTTCTAA
- a CDS encoding conserved hypothetical protein (KEGG: ret:RHE_CH02913 hypothetical protein), producing MSDRRHEWISKRAYAIWEEQGRPDGRDAEHWRQAVAERDALERTQASVDGREVLVKFRPKPQCPAMPRHAWGNPSTKAG from the coding sequence ATGAGCGACAGACGCCACGAATGGATCAGCAAAAGAGCTTACGCGATTTGGGAGGAACAGGGCCGGCCTGATGGCCGCGACGCCGAGCACTGGCGCCAGGCGGTTGCCGAACGCGACGCGCTCGAGCGCACGCAGGCTTCAGTTGATGGCCGCGAGGTGCTGGTGAAGTTTCGCCCGAAACCGCAATGTCCGGCAATGCCGCGCCATGCCTGGGGCAATCCATCGACTAAGGCCGGCTGA
- a CDS encoding conserved hypothetical protein (KEGG: ret:RHE_CH02630 hypothetical protein), with amino-acid sequence MGMNKPKDGAPGTTDQSPRWEGPQENAPRGYLPAKDDPDRAEDANGETNADPEVKKISDGLKQKGE; translated from the coding sequence ATGGGAATGAACAAGCCGAAGGACGGTGCACCGGGCACCACGGACCAGTCGCCGCGATGGGAAGGTCCCCAGGAAAACGCGCCGCGAGGATATCTGCCCGCCAAGGACGATCCCGACCGTGCGGAAGACGCCAATGGCGAGACCAATGCCGACCCCGAGGTCAAGAAGATCTCGGACGGGCTGAAGCAGAAAGGCGAGTGA
- a CDS encoding conserved hypothetical protein (KEGG: ret:RHE_CH02629 hypothetical protein) has product MSDVEKDAKGQFAKSIGDRKATGVASAKPTVLTGSEDATEHKTPPGKKPVKEWDLNYDPGDMNEGQTR; this is encoded by the coding sequence ATGTCCGACGTCGAGAAGGATGCCAAAGGCCAGTTCGCCAAGTCGATCGGCGACAGAAAAGCGACGGGCGTGGCCAGTGCCAAGCCGACAGTCCTCACCGGATCGGAAGATGCGACGGAGCACAAGACGCCGCCAGGTAAGAAGCCGGTGAAAGAATGGGATCTGAACTACGATCCCGGTGACATGAACGAAGGTCAGACGCGGTAG
- a CDS encoding cobalt transporter, subunit CbtA (TIGRFAM: cobalt transporter, subunit CbtA~KEGG: atc:AGR_C_1613 hypothetical protein), protein MSLFRSIVFTAALTGVIVGGAVSAAQFAGTSQLIAKAEVYEKAGEATETPEVVSPMTTPHPHEADHDHNEAGWEPSDGLERMTFTVAANMLTAIGYALVLCGLIAMRGKPVTWRDGLLWGLAGFACVMLAPLIGLPPELPGTPSAPLADRQLWWIGTALATAVGIGLIAFQRKPWAAAVAIATIAAPHLIGAPVAPEGMHPLAPESLEHQFVAAAVMTSLVFWALLGSVSGALFRRFERTA, encoded by the coding sequence ATGTCGCTGTTTCGCTCGATCGTATTCACGGCGGCCCTTACGGGCGTCATCGTCGGCGGCGCCGTCAGCGCCGCCCAATTCGCTGGAACCAGCCAGTTGATCGCCAAGGCCGAGGTCTATGAAAAGGCGGGCGAAGCCACGGAAACGCCGGAAGTCGTTTCGCCCATGACGACACCGCACCCCCACGAAGCCGATCACGATCACAACGAAGCAGGCTGGGAGCCGTCAGACGGACTGGAGCGGATGACCTTCACGGTTGCAGCAAACATGCTGACCGCGATCGGCTACGCCCTGGTCCTGTGCGGACTTATCGCAATGCGTGGGAAGCCCGTCACCTGGCGCGACGGCTTGCTGTGGGGATTGGCCGGTTTCGCCTGCGTCATGCTCGCGCCTTTGATAGGTCTGCCGCCTGAGTTACCCGGAACGCCTTCCGCGCCCCTGGCCGACCGTCAGCTCTGGTGGATTGGAACCGCGTTGGCTACAGCAGTCGGTATCGGTCTAATTGCTTTCCAGCGAAAGCCATGGGCGGCAGCCGTCGCCATTGCGACCATCGCGGCCCCTCACCTGATCGGCGCTCCGGTCGCACCGGAAGGAATGCACCCGCTGGCCCCGGAGTCCCTCGAGCATCAGTTCGTAGCTGCCGCGGTGATGACGAGCCTCGTCTTCTGGGCTCTGCTTGGGTCCGTGAGCGGGGCGCTTTTCCGTCGATTTGAACGTACCGCATGA
- a CDS encoding DNA polymerase LigD, ligase domain protein (TIGRFAM: DNA polymerase LigD, ligase domain protein~PFAM: ATP dependent DNA ligase; ATP dependent DNA ligase domain protein~KEGG: rec:RHECIAT_CH0001158 probable ATP-dependent DNA ligase protein), translated as MTKPPKPKPLLQDVDKSVRSRPSKPRNPAQPNLPLDPMPDRIDPCLALLKPKPPKGPQWAFEVKWDGYRLSVHVEPTGIRILTRGGHDWTHRFPAIQQAALWLPVGSAILDGEAVVLDEQGRSDFGLLQQSLGGRGGKKRSSDAIFMAFDLLYFDGHDLRNSELDMRRHLLADLVPTGEQGDIRLSEEIEADGDQLLASACEHGLEGIIAKRRDAPYRSGRLGDWLKIKCIQSDSFVIVGYERSTVARAGIGRLLLAARKGDDLVYVGGVGTGFNERSAAELREQMDKLIIGKATVDTGRKRNAVFVDPKIVAEIEYRAWTHDGKLRHASYKGLRDVQDNAIPYQPRGRPGDRG; from the coding sequence ATGACAAAGCCGCCGAAACCAAAGCCGCTCCTGCAGGATGTTGACAAGTCGGTTCGATCCCGGCCGAGCAAGCCACGAAATCCCGCACAGCCGAACCTTCCCCTCGACCCCATGCCGGATCGCATCGATCCATGCCTCGCTCTCCTGAAGCCGAAGCCGCCCAAAGGGCCGCAATGGGCGTTCGAAGTGAAATGGGATGGCTATCGCCTTTCGGTTCATGTCGAGCCGACGGGCATTCGCATCCTGACGCGTGGCGGCCACGACTGGACGCATCGCTTCCCCGCAATCCAACAAGCGGCCCTATGGCTTCCTGTTGGCTCGGCAATCCTCGACGGCGAGGCTGTGGTTCTCGACGAGCAGGGCCGGTCGGATTTCGGCCTGCTGCAACAGTCGCTCGGCGGCAGGGGCGGCAAGAAGAGGTCAAGCGACGCCATCTTCATGGCTTTTGATCTGCTCTATTTCGACGGTCACGACCTCAGGAATTCCGAACTCGACATGCGCCGGCACCTGCTCGCGGATTTGGTGCCAACCGGCGAGCAGGGAGATATCCGGCTCTCAGAGGAGATCGAGGCCGACGGCGATCAGCTGCTGGCAAGCGCCTGCGAACACGGGTTGGAAGGGATCATAGCCAAGCGCCGGGACGCGCCTTATCGTTCCGGCCGGCTTGGAGACTGGCTGAAGATCAAATGCATCCAGAGCGACAGTTTTGTGATCGTCGGTTATGAGCGATCCACAGTAGCGCGCGCCGGGATCGGCCGGCTGCTGCTCGCCGCGCGCAAAGGAGACGACCTCGTCTATGTCGGAGGAGTGGGGACCGGCTTCAATGAACGATCCGCCGCCGAGCTCCGGGAGCAGATGGACAAGCTGATTATTGGCAAGGCTACTGTGGATACAGGACGGAAGCGAAATGCAGTCTTCGTCGATCCGAAGATTGTTGCCGAGATTGAATATCGAGCCTGGACCCATGACGGGAAGCTGCGGCATGCGTCGTACAAGGGGCTCCGCGATGTGCAGGACAATGCGATTCCTTACCAACCACGCGGACGCCCGGGCGACCGTGGTTGA
- a CDS encoding conserved hypothetical protein (KEGG: ret:RHE_PF00494 hypothetical protein) encodes MLDNVKKPAKKKSAFDAWWSALPLTIRESNDEAFARRCFRAGQAVGSRPAKNKYKLRAGRLVVSVWATNSRDAAREAAIELDYRVAKAGKRPPGSGWKLTPVADHA; translated from the coding sequence ATGTTGGACAATGTCAAGAAACCCGCAAAAAAGAAATCGGCCTTCGACGCCTGGTGGTCTGCGCTTCCGCTGACTATTCGCGAGAGCAACGACGAGGCGTTTGCACGGCGATGTTTCCGCGCCGGCCAAGCCGTAGGCTCCCGACCCGCCAAAAACAAGTATAAGCTTCGAGCGGGCAGGTTGGTCGTGTCCGTCTGGGCGACCAACAGTAGGGACGCGGCGAGGGAAGCGGCCATCGAGCTGGATTACCGGGTCGCAAAAGCGGGCAAGCGGCCGCCGGGTTCGGGGTGGAAGTTGACGCCCGTCGCCGACCATGCCTGA
- a CDS encoding response regulator receiver protein (PFAM: response regulator receiver~SMART: response regulator receiver~KEGG: atu:Atu4671 response regulator) codes for MRLLIVEDEPGIALVIEDVAIDAGFEITGIAGNMSEALELGSEADIAIIDIRLGDGLTGPSIARALFSGFGLGVVYFTLNPGLVENPEGRAVVTKRASPERIVDALSMAAKNARKHCVASRPTFR; via the coding sequence ATGCGTCTGCTCATCGTTGAAGACGAACCGGGAATCGCTCTGGTGATCGAGGATGTCGCGATCGACGCCGGATTCGAAATCACTGGCATAGCGGGGAACATGTCAGAGGCTCTGGAGCTCGGTTCCGAAGCAGACATCGCCATCATCGACATCCGGCTTGGGGATGGACTGACCGGGCCGTCCATTGCCCGCGCCCTCTTTTCCGGGTTCGGACTTGGTGTGGTGTATTTCACCCTGAACCCCGGCCTTGTCGAAAACCCGGAGGGCCGAGCTGTCGTCACCAAACGGGCGAGCCCCGAAAGAATAGTGGACGCGTTGTCTATGGCAGCCAAGAATGCAAGAAAGCATTGCGTCGCGAGCAGGCCCACCTTCCGCTGA
- a CDS encoding PAS fold-4 domain protein (PFAM: PAS fold-4 domain protein~SMART: PAS domain containing protein~KEGG: bbt:BBta_3692 PAS/PAC sensor hybrid histidine kinase~SNP /replace=C~SNP /replace=C~SNP /replace=T) produces the protein MSGETVYHEDFPLETTRHGQAETAYFTFCYSPIRDENAKVLGMIDTVMETTEIVRARQRLVSESERYRQMFENAPGFMVMLSGPEHVFQYVNLAYSELIGFREAVGRTVAEVLPEAVEQGFAAALTEIGQTGEPHSALGALLTIKGPGGASFDRYVDFVYQPIKNACGEVTDIFVSQPTSLSVVLRRVMITRVTA, from the coding sequence ATGTCGGGCGAAACCGTCTACCACGAAGACTTTCCGCTCGAAACCACGCGACACGGGCAGGCTGAAACTGCGTATTTCACCTTCTGCTATAGTCCGATCCGTGATGAGAACGCCAAGGTTCTCGGCATGATCGACACCGTGATGGAGACGACGGAAATCGTGCGAGCGCGCCAGCGCCTTGTGTCGGAGTCCGAGCGCTATCGCCAGATGTTCGAGAACGCGCCGGGTTTCATGGTGATGTTGAGCGGACCGGAACACGTTTTCCAATACGTCAACCTGGCTTACTCGGAGCTGATCGGTTTCCGGGAGGCGGTAGGAAGGACTGTCGCAGAGGTTCTGCCGGAAGCGGTGGAACAGGGCTTCGCCGCGGCTCTGACCGAGATCGGGCAGACCGGAGAACCACATTCCGCACTCGGTGCGCTTCTAACGATCAAAGGGCCGGGCGGCGCCTCTTTCGACAGATATGTCGACTTCGTCTACCAGCCCATAAAAAACGCCTGCGGGGAAGTGACGGACATCTTCGTTTCACAGCCAACGTCTTTGAGCGTGGTGCTTCGTCGTGTGATGATCACACGAGTAACCGCGTAA
- a CDS encoding HipA domain protein (PFAM: HipA domain protein~KEGG: smd:Smed_4463 HipA domain protein), producing MTSKADATEAFVWMWLPGATEPVVAGRLDQNGERLLFTYGASYRRRENAISVYEPELPLQEGIIAPINGLSMASCIRDCSPDAWGRRVIINRLTGKKPDAAGVPEISELTYLLQSGSDRIGALDFQASATEYVPRHAAQASLDELMEAAALIEKGVPLPSALEIALNHGTSIGGARPKVLINDGAKKFIAKFSATNDTYSVVKAEFIAMKLAAACGLNAASVAMTRAAQKDLLLIERFDRTHTTDGWRRHAMVSALTMLGLDEMMARYASYEDLAELIRRRFTAPKDTLKELYGRICFNVLCGNTDDHARNHAAFWDGRMLTLTPAYDICPQRRTGNEATQAMLIKGDGRASTLATLLASAPDYHLKEAEAAALIENQVTMIAANWPAVCAEAELSPVDRNLFAGRQFLNSYAFEGLEGQKALKDAFRAARDALIAAGGA from the coding sequence ATGACTTCTAAGGCGGACGCCACGGAAGCCTTTGTCTGGATGTGGCTGCCGGGGGCAACGGAACCGGTGGTGGCGGGCCGCCTCGACCAGAATGGCGAGCGCCTGCTCTTCACCTATGGCGCCAGTTACCGCCGCCGCGAAAACGCCATTTCCGTCTATGAGCCGGAGTTACCGCTCCAGGAAGGCATTATCGCGCCGATCAACGGCCTGTCGATGGCGAGCTGCATTCGCGACTGCTCGCCCGATGCCTGGGGCCGCCGGGTTATCATCAACAGACTGACGGGCAAGAAGCCCGACGCTGCCGGCGTGCCTGAGATCAGCGAACTTACCTATCTGCTCCAGTCCGGCTCCGACCGGATTGGTGCTCTCGATTTTCAGGCCTCGGCAACTGAGTATGTCCCCCGCCATGCCGCACAGGCATCGCTCGACGAACTCATGGAAGCTGCCGCCCTCATCGAAAAAGGCGTCCCCCTGCCATCGGCGCTCGAAATAGCCCTCAACCATGGCACCTCGATCGGCGGCGCGCGCCCCAAGGTGCTGATCAATGACGGGGCGAAGAAATTCATCGCTAAATTCTCGGCAACCAACGACACCTACAGCGTGGTGAAGGCCGAATTCATCGCGATGAAGCTGGCAGCCGCCTGCGGGCTAAACGCGGCGTCCGTGGCGATGACCCGCGCCGCGCAAAAGGACTTGCTGCTGATCGAGCGCTTTGACCGCACGCACACAACGGATGGCTGGAGGAGGCACGCCATGGTCTCGGCCCTGACCATGCTGGGCCTTGATGAGATGATGGCGCGCTATGCCTCTTACGAAGACTTGGCCGAGCTGATCCGTCGCCGCTTCACGGCACCCAAGGATACCCTCAAGGAACTCTACGGGCGGATTTGCTTCAACGTGCTGTGCGGCAACACCGACGACCATGCCCGCAATCATGCCGCCTTCTGGGACGGCCGAATGCTCACTCTGACGCCGGCCTATGATATCTGCCCCCAGAGACGCACGGGTAACGAGGCCACGCAGGCCATGCTGATCAAGGGCGATGGCCGCGCCAGCACCCTCGCCACCTTGCTAGCTAGCGCGCCGGATTATCACTTGAAAGAGGCGGAAGCTGCCGCGCTGATTGAAAACCAGGTCACGATGATTGCCGCAAACTGGCCAGCGGTCTGCGCGGAAGCCGAGCTGAGCCCCGTGGACCGCAACCTGTTCGCCGGACGTCAGTTTCTCAATAGCTATGCCTTTGAGGGGCTCGAAGGTCAAAAAGCGCTGAAGGATGCCTTTCGCGCCGCACGGGATGCGCTGATCGCGGCCGGAGGCGCTTGA
- a CDS encoding conserved hypothetical protein (KEGG: bra:BRADO0858 hypothetical protein~SNP /replace=T): protein MDKDKTAQEAIEETGKKQVDGQGLPAAGPHATKEQTDESKTPGTGALPDREDESVSPGGG from the coding sequence ATGGACAAGGACAAGACGGCCCAGGAGGCGATCGAGGAGACAGGGAAGAAGCAGGTCGATGGGCAGGGGCTACCGGCTGCCGGTCCACACGCGACTAAGGAACAGACGGACGAAAGCAAGACGCCTGGCACGGGCGCACTTCCCGACCGTGAAGACGAAAGCGTTTCTCCCGGCGGCGGCTGA
- a CDS encoding conserved hypothetical protein (KEGG: rec:RHECIAT_PB0000068 hypothetical protein) — protein MADFNLSLQMDDVNVLSDAIRIWCRHNRAAPTEQSMQLLCSAAVDLYNQGHRTREELVTLLITKFDSPHSLQVNAPTSTSHH, from the coding sequence ATGGCTGACTTCAATCTCTCACTCCAGATGGACGACGTGAACGTGCTTTCGGATGCCATTCGGATTTGGTGCCGGCACAATCGCGCCGCGCCAACGGAACAATCAATGCAGCTGCTTTGCAGCGCGGCGGTCGACCTCTATAATCAAGGACACAGGACGCGCGAGGAGTTGGTCACGCTTCTGATCACGAAGTTTGATAGCCCTCACTCGCTGCAGGTAAACGCGCCAACGTCCACGTCTCATCATTGA
- a CDS encoding cobalt transporter, subunit CbtB (TIGRFAM: cobalt transporter, subunit CbtB~KEGG: atc:AGR_C_1611 hypothetical protein): protein MSISASTAIAAPNLTTSAAKILQAATAVFFGLVIVGFVGFSHIEIVHNAAHDTRHANAFPCH from the coding sequence ATGTCAATCTCAGCCTCCACTGCCATCGCGGCGCCAAACCTCACGACGTCGGCCGCGAAAATCCTCCAGGCCGCGACGGCGGTCTTCTTCGGTCTGGTGATCGTGGGATTCGTCGGGTTCTCGCACATCGAAATCGTTCACAACGCAGCGCATGACACCCGTCACGCCAATGCGTTTCCCTGCCACTGA
- a CDS encoding conserved hypothetical protein (KEGG: rec:RHECIAT_CH0002676 hypothetical protein), which translates to MPDQYQPKYKWRETWPGEGHQDFSGFDGEQSFGRIQLDQMSHGKMGMWKWNITHIPWVREHIASHSGWEAMSREACRRVEEHYEKLLELHGRPKG; encoded by the coding sequence GTGCCAGATCAGTATCAACCAAAATACAAATGGCGCGAGACCTGGCCGGGAGAAGGACACCAAGACTTCAGCGGGTTCGACGGCGAGCAGTCCTTCGGCCGAATCCAGTTGGACCAAATGAGCCACGGCAAGATGGGGATGTGGAAGTGGAACATCACCCACATCCCTTGGGTGCGAGAGCATATCGCGTCTCATAGCGGATGGGAGGCAATGTCACGGGAGGCATGCCGGAGGGTCGAGGAGCACTACGAGAAATTGTTGGAATTGCATGGTCGGCCGAAAGGCTGA
- a CDS encoding glycosyl transferase family 2 (PFAM: glycosyl transferase family 2~KEGG: ret:RHE_CH03200 glycosyltransferase~SNP /replace=G), with the protein MLSDEDRRDTFHSDRPLVSVVIPAFNASTYIERTLRSAVRQTYDALEIIVVNGGSTDHTAKLLEQMAMSDSRIRLLSTPNCGVAAARNTGIEASSGRFVAFLDADDLWHLTKVEKQVSALNRLPSHWAAVSAGRILKCMVGCHNNLCTASVAFHF; encoded by the coding sequence ATGCTTTCAGATGAGGATCGACGCGACACGTTTCATTCTGACCGGCCTCTGGTCTCAGTAGTTATCCCAGCCTTCAATGCTTCCACCTATATTGAGCGCACGCTTCGGTCCGCCGTGCGCCAGACCTACGACGCCCTGGAGATTATCGTTGTCAACGGCGGTTCCACGGACCACACGGCAAAACTCCTCGAGCAGATGGCGATGTCGGACTCACGAATCCGCCTTCTGTCTACCCCCAACTGCGGTGTCGCCGCCGCGAGGAACACTGGGATCGAGGCGTCATCAGGTCGATTCGTGGCATTCCTTGATGCGGACGATCTCTGGCACCTAACGAAAGTCGAAAAGCAGGTGAGCGCTCTCAACCGGTTGCCCTCGCACTGGGCTGCGGTTTCGGCGGGCCGCATATTGAAGTGTATGGTAGGCTGCCATAACAATCTCTGCACGGCGTCGGTGGCATTCCACTTCTGA
- a CDS encoding transcriptional regulator, AraC family (PFAM: ThiJ/PfpI domain protein; helix-turn-helix- domain containing protein AraC type~SMART: helix-turn-helix- domain containing protein AraC type~KEGG: azc:AZC_3794 AraC-like protein) — MRIVILAPPGVQSLDIVGPAEVFWEAARRLGDMSAYDIQVMSTGARSIAGTGQLRFMADRTIFDEDEEIDTLLVAGDPAFLEIDPEVTAWLRRRVPGVRRFGSICTGVFLLAEAGLLDGKRVTTHWECAAKFSREYPAIDLDADAIYVRDGSLITAAGVTAGIDLALSLVEEDHGKDVAMIVARYMVMFMKRPGGQSQFSAHLVGQMSETTLIQKAQEFVLANLNGNLDVESLAQEIGMSIRNFARVFRKELGITPADFVAAARTDAARRLLEDTVHPLQRIATICGFADVNAMRRVFTKTIGVSPNDYRSRFQVSSKTISQPASDRRPARQTIAMDLALAISHPQEASTSASRHT; from the coding sequence ATGCGGATTGTCATCCTCGCGCCGCCAGGCGTGCAGTCGCTGGACATCGTCGGCCCTGCTGAAGTTTTCTGGGAGGCTGCGCGAAGGCTGGGCGACATGAGCGCCTACGATATACAGGTCATGTCAACCGGAGCGCGCTCGATCGCCGGAACCGGTCAGCTGAGGTTCATGGCGGATCGCACCATCTTCGACGAAGATGAGGAGATCGACACGTTGCTGGTCGCCGGAGATCCTGCTTTTCTCGAGATCGATCCAGAAGTCACTGCATGGCTGCGGCGCCGCGTTCCAGGCGTTCGGCGGTTCGGCTCGATCTGCACCGGGGTTTTCCTGCTTGCCGAAGCCGGGCTTCTCGATGGGAAGCGGGTGACGACACACTGGGAATGCGCGGCGAAGTTTAGCCGCGAGTATCCGGCGATCGATCTCGACGCCGATGCCATCTACGTACGGGACGGGTCGCTTATCACCGCCGCCGGTGTCACCGCCGGCATCGATCTCGCCCTTTCGCTTGTTGAAGAGGATCACGGCAAGGACGTAGCAATGATCGTCGCCCGTTACATGGTCATGTTCATGAAAAGACCTGGCGGCCAATCGCAGTTCAGCGCGCACCTTGTCGGGCAGATGTCCGAGACGACGTTGATACAGAAGGCTCAGGAGTTCGTGCTCGCAAATCTGAACGGCAACCTCGACGTCGAGAGTTTGGCGCAAGAGATTGGAATGAGCATCCGTAATTTTGCACGCGTCTTTCGCAAGGAGCTTGGAATCACGCCGGCCGATTTCGTCGCGGCCGCTCGGACGGACGCCGCACGGCGGCTGCTCGAGGACACCGTCCATCCGCTACAGAGGATCGCCACCATCTGCGGGTTCGCAGACGTCAACGCGATGAGGCGGGTCTTTACCAAGACGATCGGCGTGAGCCCGAACGATTATCGAAGCCGTTTCCAGGTATCATCCAAAACCATTTCCCAGCCGGCCTCCGACCGGCGCCCTGCTCGACAAACGATAGCCATGGACCTCGCACTAGCAATCTCGCATCCTCAAGAGGCATCAACGAGCGCAAGCCGACACACTTGA
- a CDS encoding conserved hypothetical protein (KEGG: rec:RHECIAT_CH0001156 hypothetical protein), translating into MPEIHPVKRLRLWTVRAAADQGQILVVTCNLCRVTHNYIPRDIEELCGNLSLDRLLQKFRCDGCGKKNYLQMKLHFPHGSEYGTLKVRRLKRIRTVAVPVWNDEFLS; encoded by the coding sequence ATGCCTGAGATCCATCCGGTCAAGCGGCTGCGGCTCTGGACGGTGAGGGCCGCCGCGGATCAGGGGCAGATACTTGTGGTGACATGCAATCTCTGCCGGGTGACCCACAACTATATCCCTAGGGATATCGAAGAGCTTTGCGGCAACCTTTCCCTCGACAGACTGCTTCAGAAGTTCAGGTGCGACGGCTGTGGCAAGAAGAACTACCTGCAAATGAAGCTACATTTCCCGCACGGGAGCGAGTACGGAACGCTGAAGGTCCGCAGGCTGAAGCGGATTCGCACGGTTGCGGTGCCGGTCTGGAACGACGAGTTTCTCAGCTAG
- a CDS encoding hypothetical protein (KEGG: atc:AGR_C_1615 hypothetical protein), with amino-acid sequence MSSGTFWNADLDALQFTACNGGNCLVHRRAFRAVLRKSPLMEDCIAFYAVNQATLQAAATEKIEEHRIGDGQSFHLNSRQIRRWLVMTRLAEILHDQTLDGQLGAE; translated from the coding sequence ATGAGCTCCGGCACGTTTTGGAACGCGGACCTCGACGCGTTGCAGTTCACCGCCTGTAACGGCGGGAACTGCCTCGTTCATCGAAGGGCGTTTCGCGCCGTGCTCCGGAAGTCTCCGCTCATGGAGGACTGTATCGCTTTCTACGCGGTGAACCAGGCGACCCTCCAAGCGGCTGCGACGGAGAAGATCGAAGAACATCGCATAGGCGACGGTCAGAGTTTCCACCTCAACAGCAGGCAGATCAGGCGCTGGCTAGTCATGACGAGACTGGCAGAAATCTTGCATGACCAGACATTGGACGGGCAACTAGGAGCGGAGTAG